In Marinicauda algicola, one DNA window encodes the following:
- a CDS encoding ParB/RepB/Spo0J family partition protein: MAQPILKTIPLSELRISKLNMRHSRKKPDVSDILPSIRESGVRQTLLVRKEGDHYGVVAGRRRYFALKEIEKETGETPQVPCAIMTEEDAASAIAASVIENVGRLPASEMEQYTAFKRLHDEGRSVDEIAGFFGVTELLVRRVLALASLAEPIRKLYAEDEIDRETIRVLTLATPDQQAEWLRLYESEDERAPRGRNCKAWITGGAIITTDKALFDIADYEGQITADLFGEHGVFADPDAFWKAQSAAVAHRVETYIADGWKDVICLERGAFFHRWDHQTRTKRQGGKVYVELRHDGTVTFHEGFISQAEARRQETAKTGKDDAPAAPVKPEMSGPLAEYILLHRHGAATASLAGQPAIALRLMVAHAMTGSALWQVRAHECTSRKEDTRASLEASKAAAEIEEKRARIASLFEARGVSAEARRNGDAYRLCEIFAALLAMSDEKVMEVLAFTMAQTLEAGGPVVEAVLHVCETDLSAYWKPDAAFFDLLRDKRAINAMVADIGSKSLAESCASDTAKVQKAIIGNRIMGHGCEPNPDWRPAWMQVPPARLVEGAGSPPADAWARVAGLFERGEDIDGAATQAFDRPHAA, from the coding sequence ATGGCCCAGCCCATTCTCAAAACTATCCCCCTGTCCGAGCTTCGGATTTCCAAACTCAACATGCGCCACAGCCGCAAGAAGCCGGACGTCTCCGACATCCTGCCGTCGATCCGCGAGAGTGGAGTCCGGCAAACGCTCTTGGTGCGCAAGGAAGGCGATCACTATGGCGTCGTCGCCGGACGGCGGCGCTATTTTGCCCTCAAGGAGATCGAGAAGGAGACGGGTGAAACCCCGCAAGTCCCCTGCGCGATCATGACCGAGGAAGACGCCGCGAGCGCCATTGCCGCGTCCGTCATCGAGAATGTCGGACGCTTGCCAGCGTCGGAAATGGAGCAGTACACCGCCTTTAAGCGCCTGCACGATGAGGGGCGCAGCGTGGACGAGATCGCTGGCTTCTTTGGCGTCACCGAGCTTCTGGTGCGCCGCGTTCTGGCGCTGGCTTCACTCGCTGAACCGATCCGAAAACTCTACGCCGAGGACGAGATCGACCGCGAGACGATCCGCGTCCTGACACTCGCCACGCCAGACCAGCAGGCCGAATGGTTGCGGCTTTACGAGAGCGAGGACGAACGCGCGCCTCGTGGCCGGAACTGTAAGGCATGGATCACGGGCGGGGCGATCATCACGACCGACAAGGCGCTGTTCGACATTGCAGACTATGAGGGCCAGATCACCGCCGACCTGTTCGGCGAGCATGGCGTGTTTGCCGATCCCGACGCCTTCTGGAAGGCGCAGTCAGCCGCTGTGGCGCACCGCGTCGAGACTTACATTGCAGACGGCTGGAAGGATGTCATTTGCCTTGAGCGCGGGGCCTTCTTCCATCGCTGGGATCACCAGACGCGCACCAAACGCCAGGGCGGCAAGGTCTATGTCGAGCTACGCCATGACGGCACAGTGACCTTCCATGAGGGCTTCATTTCACAGGCCGAGGCGCGGCGACAGGAGACGGCAAAGACAGGCAAGGACGATGCGCCTGCCGCGCCCGTCAAACCCGAAATGTCCGGCCCGCTGGCGGAATACATTCTCCTGCATCGTCATGGCGCAGCGACGGCAAGCCTTGCGGGCCAGCCTGCCATCGCGCTGCGCCTGATGGTGGCCCACGCCATGACCGGCAGCGCGCTCTGGCAAGTCCGCGCCCATGAATGCACAAGCCGCAAGGAGGACACGCGCGCGAGCCTTGAGGCATCAAAAGCCGCTGCCGAGATAGAGGAAAAGCGCGCCCGCATCGCTTCCCTGTTTGAGGCGCGGGGCGTGTCGGCCGAGGCGCGGCGCAATGGCGACGCCTACCGGCTCTGCGAAATCTTCGCCGCCTTGCTCGCCATGTCGGACGAGAAAGTCATGGAGGTTCTGGCCTTCACCATGGCGCAGACGCTGGAAGCAGGTGGGCCGGTTGTCGAGGCCGTGCTGCATGTCTGCGAGACGGACCTATCCGCCTACTGGAAACCAGACGCAGCCTTCTTCGACTTGTTGCGCGACAAGCGCGCGATCAATGCCATGGTCGCTGACATCGGCTCGAAGTCACTCGCGGAGAGTTGCGCCAGCGACACTGCAAAGGTCCAGAAAGCAATCATCGGCAACCGGATCATGGGTCATGGATGCGAGCCCAATCCCGACTGGCGGCCCGCATGGATGCAGGTGCCGCCCGCCCGCCTTGTCGAGGGGGCAGGTTCACCGCCCGCAGACGCATGGGCACGGGTCGCGGGGCTGTTCGAGCGCGGCGAAGACATTGATGGAGCCGCGACGCAAGCCTTCGATCGGCCACACGCCGCCTGA
- a CDS encoding antirestriction protein ArdA — MTDQLANAAPLAASAAPARPDSPRIYVACLAAYNSGCLHGRWIEATTPDEIWEQVRAMLADSPEPDAEEWAIHDYEGFEGANLSEYASFETVCALADFIEEHGELGAKLMSHFGDDLAEARAAFEDYAGKYRSAADFAEQLHEDTGTEIPESLRYYIDWQALARDMALNGEIMVFQTGFDEVHIFWSR, encoded by the coding sequence ATGACTGACCAACTCGCAAACGCTGCACCTCTTGCAGCCAGCGCTGCACCCGCGCGACCCGATAGCCCGCGCATCTACGTGGCATGCCTTGCAGCCTACAATTCCGGCTGCCTGCATGGCCGATGGATCGAGGCGACCACCCCTGACGAGATTTGGGAACAGGTTCGCGCCATGCTGGCGGACTCACCGGAGCCCGACGCCGAAGAATGGGCGATCCACGATTATGAAGGCTTCGAGGGCGCGAACCTTTCCGAATACGCCTCATTCGAAACCGTGTGCGCGCTTGCCGATTTCATCGAGGAACATGGCGAGCTTGGCGCGAAACTCATGAGTCATTTCGGCGACGATCTCGCCGAGGCGCGCGCCGCCTTCGAGGACTATGCGGGCAAGTATCGCAGCGCGGCGGACTTTGCCGAACAGCTGCACGAGGACACGGGAACCGAGATTCCCGAAAGCCTTCGCTACTATATCGACTGGCAGGCCCTTGCCCGCGACATGGCGCTGAATGGCGAGATCATGGTGTTCCAGACGGGCTTCGATGAAGTCCACATTTTCTGGTCACGATAG
- a CDS encoding type I restriction-modification system subunit M, producing MTASATPDIKSLSGFVWSIAEILRGDFKQSEYGKVILPFVVMRRLDCILEPTKTAVLAAHKSLPKGVDEETQDMILFGAAGDGIKVYNTSELTFDKLRGQDARQLHANLIDYIRCFSPNVRDIFLEKFLFTEQLKWLNDGKILWQVFERFCEIDLHPSAVTNIEMGYLFEELIRRFSEISNETAGEHFTPREVIRLIVELLIANDDTKLTRRGIIRQIYDPACGTGGMLALAEEALKRFNDSIRVELFGQELNGESFGICKSDMLVTGHNPEQIAFGNTLTDDAHGNRKFHYMLSNPPYGVDWKKYQDPIKAEAANQGHAGRFGAGTPRISDGQLLFLQHMISKMRDDEDGSRIGIVMNGSPLFTGGAGSGESEIRRWMLENDWVEAIVALPTDLFYNTGIQTYVWLLTNRKPKAREGKVQLIDASGERFWTGMRKSLGSKRREIPETARDQIVRLYADFLNGESGEGDVAKIFDTSDFGYREIRVERPLRLRFDVTEETLNALSGQKAFEKLDAAEQDAIRSTIASAFSGQSFTDRAVFLKALNKALKAKGIKVGSPVMKAIVEALGARDETAEICRDKDGNPEPDTQLRDHELVPLKEDWRDYFAREVKPFAPDAWVDQSYTDDSDKQVGRVGYEINFNRYFYTYTPPRPLEEIDAELKTLEADIAALLKEVVA from the coding sequence ATGACGGCCAGTGCAACACCCGACATCAAATCGCTCAGCGGGTTCGTCTGGTCGATCGCTGAAATCCTGCGTGGGGATTTCAAGCAATCGGAATATGGCAAGGTGATCCTGCCCTTCGTGGTCATGCGGCGACTGGACTGCATCCTGGAGCCGACCAAGACGGCGGTGCTCGCCGCTCACAAATCGCTGCCCAAAGGCGTCGATGAAGAGACGCAGGACATGATCCTGTTTGGAGCGGCCGGCGACGGGATCAAGGTCTACAACACGTCAGAGCTCACCTTCGACAAGCTGCGCGGGCAGGACGCCCGGCAGCTGCATGCCAACCTCATCGACTATATCCGCTGTTTCTCGCCCAATGTGCGTGACATCTTCCTTGAGAAGTTCCTGTTCACCGAACAGCTCAAATGGCTGAATGACGGCAAGATTCTCTGGCAAGTGTTCGAGCGGTTCTGTGAGATCGACCTGCACCCATCCGCCGTCACCAATATCGAGATGGGCTATCTGTTCGAGGAACTGATCCGGCGCTTCTCGGAAATCTCCAATGAGACGGCGGGGGAGCATTTCACGCCGCGCGAGGTGATCCGGCTGATTGTCGAACTTCTGATCGCCAATGACGACACCAAGCTCACCCGGCGCGGCATCATCAGGCAGATTTACGACCCGGCCTGCGGCACGGGCGGCATGCTGGCCCTCGCCGAGGAAGCCTTGAAGCGGTTCAACGATTCGATCCGCGTCGAGCTATTCGGGCAGGAGCTCAACGGCGAATCCTTCGGCATCTGCAAGTCCGATATGCTGGTCACGGGCCACAACCCCGAACAGATCGCCTTCGGCAATACGCTTACCGATGATGCGCACGGGAACCGCAAGTTCCACTACATGCTGTCCAATCCGCCCTATGGCGTGGACTGGAAGAAGTATCAGGACCCGATCAAGGCGGAAGCCGCCAATCAGGGCCATGCCGGGCGGTTCGGCGCGGGCACGCCGCGTATTTCCGACGGCCAGCTCCTCTTCCTGCAACACATGATTTCCAAGATGCGTGACGACGAGGACGGCTCGCGCATCGGCATCGTCATGAATGGATCGCCGCTCTTCACGGGCGGCGCCGGCTCGGGGGAAAGCGAAATCCGCCGCTGGATGCTGGAGAATGACTGGGTCGAGGCGATTGTCGCCCTGCCGACAGACCTTTTCTACAATACCGGCATCCAGACCTATGTATGGCTCCTGACCAATCGCAAGCCGAAGGCGCGCGAGGGCAAGGTCCAGCTGATCGACGCGTCGGGCGAACGCTTCTGGACCGGCATGCGCAAGTCGCTTGGCTCCAAGCGACGGGAAATCCCCGAAACGGCGCGCGACCAGATTGTCCGGCTCTATGCCGATTTCCTCAATGGCGAGAGCGGCGAAGGCGACGTCGCCAAGATCTTCGACACCAGCGATTTCGGCTATCGCGAAATCCGCGTCGAGCGGCCCCTGCGCCTGCGATTCGATGTGACCGAAGAAACGCTCAATGCCCTCAGCGGCCAGAAAGCGTTCGAGAAGCTGGACGCTGCCGAGCAGGACGCCATCCGCAGCACCATCGCCAGCGCCTTTTCCGGTCAGAGTTTCACCGACCGCGCTGTCTTCCTCAAAGCGCTGAACAAGGCGCTGAAAGCCAAGGGCATCAAAGTCGGCTCGCCGGTGATGAAGGCCATAGTCGAGGCGCTTGGCGCGCGGGATGAGACGGCCGAAATCTGCCGCGACAAGGACGGTAATCCGGAGCCGGACACGCAGCTGCGCGACCATGAGCTTGTGCCGCTCAAAGAAGACTGGCGGGATTATTTCGCGCGCGAGGTCAAACCCTTCGCGCCCGACGCCTGGGTCGATCAGAGCTATACCGACGACAGTGACAAACAGGTTGGCCGGGTCGGCTATGAGATCAATTTCAACCGATATTTCTACACCTATACCCCGCCGCGCCCGCTCGAGGAGATCGACGCTGAGCTGAAGACCCTCGAGGCCGACATCGCCGCACTCCTGAAGGAGGTGGTGGCATGA
- a CDS encoding GDCCVxC domain-containing (seleno)protein yields MSDGFEPSSTLTCPQCGHRSKDLMPTDACQYFYDCKGCGALLKPLPGDCCVYCSFGDVKCPPIQMGDCCGG; encoded by the coding sequence ATGAGCGATGGCTTTGAGCCCTCTTCGACGCTGACCTGTCCCCAATGCGGACATCGGTCCAAGGACCTTATGCCCACTGACGCCTGCCAGTATTTCTATGACTGTAAGGGATGCGGGGCGCTGCTGAAACCGCTTCCAGGAGACTGCTGCGTCTATTGTTCCTTCGGCGATGTGAAATGCCCGCCGATCCAGATGGGTGATTGCTGCGGCGGGTAA
- the mads1 gene encoding methylation-associated defense system helix-turn-helix domain-containing protein MAD1 yields the protein METDILTIKEVAEYLRITEKTAYRLASERKIPGFKVGGSWRFRKGEIDAWIDEDARKRAKGDKDT from the coding sequence ATGGAAACCGACATTCTGACCATCAAGGAAGTGGCGGAATATCTGCGCATTACGGAGAAAACCGCCTACCGGCTGGCCTCCGAGCGCAAGATACCAGGCTTCAAGGTCGGCGGCTCCTGGCGGTTCCGCAAGGGTGAGATCGATGCCTGGATTGACGAAGATGCGCGCAAGCGCGCCAAGGGGGACAAGGATACATGA